The Bacillales bacterium DNA segment CTTTTCGGATGATTTTGGTTGATGGTGCTTGATTGGAGGAGATTTGAGAGGCTTCCCTTTGTACCGGTACTTCGATTTGTTTTTTCTTTCGATGAGCCACCGTGAAGACGTAAGCGGCAATTAGACTGATTAAAATAAGGATGATGATCCCGTCCAAAGCATTTCCCCCTTTCTTTCGAGATCATGATGCGGGAAGGATCCCCGCCAATTTCAGTTTATCTTTATTCTTCAGTGCATTTCCCGTCGCTCTCAACGAGCCGATGACTTCTCCGTCCGGCCCCTCTTCCTCTTCAACAAATTCAAACAACGGGTTTAACTGAATTTCGCCTGCCTTAAGGCCCGCCATTTCACTGACGGCAACGACTTTCCGACAATGGTCTCGCAATCTTGAAAGGTGGATCACGATATCAATAGCCGAACTGATTTGTTTTCTGATGACTTCCACAGGTAAATTAGCCCCGCTCAATGCCATTGTTTCCAACCGGCTCAACATATCTATGGTGGAATTGGCATGTCCGGTGGAAAGCGATCCGTCATGGCCGGTATTCATCGCCTGCAGCATGTCAAGCGCTTCTTCTCCACGCACTTCCCCTACGATGATTCGATTCGGACGCATTCTTAAAGAGGTCTTGATCAACTCTCGAATGGTAATTTCACCTTTTCCTTCCGTATTTGCATTTCTTGTTTCCAAACTAACGAGATTCGGTACGTTACGAATTTGCAATTCCGCCGAGTCTTCAATAGTGATGATTCTTTCATTTTTCGGAATGAAGTTGGAAAGAACGTTCAAAAACGTCGTTTTCCCCGAACTCGTCCCCCCGCTAATGAACACATTGTATTTCGCCAACACCAAATCCTTCAGGAAATCGGCAACTTCTTTCGTCACTGCTCGTTTTTTAATCAAATCGTTCATCCCCAGCGGTTTCCCTGGAAATTTTCTAATTGTCATGACCGGACCTTTCAAAGCAATCGGCGGCAAAACGACGTTTACCCTCGAACCGTCCTCCAGCCGGGCATCCACGATCGGTGAAGATTCATTAACGACGCGGTTCACCTTGGAAACGATCGATTGGATAATATCCTCGAGTTTCTGGACGTCCTCAAACTGCATCGGCGCTTCGGTCATTTCACCGTTTCTTTCGATGAAAATTTCGTTATGTGTATTGATCATGATCTCGGTGATCGTGGGATCTTCAATTAAAGGTTGAAGAACATCCAGACCCCGAAAGGCGTTGTAGATGCGCTGAACGAGCCATTTCATTTGCGCGGAAGTCAGATGATGCTCCGCTGCACTGCGGAACACAGCCTGTTCAATATGCGCTGTCAGCTCTTCGTTCGTTGTCGTGTGCATAAAATCGAGATTGCCGCGGATGTCTTCGATCAGCTTCTTGACAAGGGCATCATTCACCATACAAAACACCTCTTCGCTCGGTCAAAGACAGCAATGCATCGGCAAAGACCGGTGATGACATCAACGTTCTGCCGT contains these protein-coding regions:
- a CDS encoding CpaF family protein; the protein is MVNDALVKKLIEDIRGNLDFMHTTTNEELTAHIEQAVFRSAAEHHLTSAQMKWLVQRIYNAFRGLDVLQPLIEDPTITEIMINTHNEIFIERNGEMTEAPMQFEDVQKLEDIIQSIVSKVNRVVNESSPIVDARLEDGSRVNVVLPPIALKGPVMTIRKFPGKPLGMNDLIKKRAVTKEVADFLKDLVLAKYNVFISGGTSSGKTTFLNVLSNFIPKNERIITIEDSAELQIRNVPNLVSLETRNANTEGKGEITIRELIKTSLRMRPNRIIVGEVRGEEALDMLQAMNTGHDGSLSTGHANSTIDMLSRLETMALSGANLPVEVIRKQISSAIDIVIHLSRLRDHCRKVVAVSEMAGLKAGEIQLNPLFEFVEEEEGPDGEVIGSLRATGNALKNKDKLKLAGILPAS